Below is a genomic region from Candidatus Eremiobacteraceae bacterium.
CCACGGCGTTCATCACGGACGTGAACACCATGAAGATGGGCTTGCCCATCTGATAGTTGTAATACGTCGAGAGAATCCCGTTCGCGGAAATCGCAGCGATGCCGGGAAGCAGGATTCGCAGCGCGAGTGCCGCCGCGTGAAAGGGTGCGCCGTAAAGAGTATCGACAAGCCACGGCGCGATGAAGAATACGACGAGACCAGCCGACACGATGATCGCAAAGCTCGCGCGATTGGACTTGGCGGCGAGCGCCGCGGCTACTTCGCGCTTAGCAGATCCAACTCGCTTGGTTGCGGCTTGCGCGACCGAGCGTGAAACTCTCAGGAGAAGCTCTCCCGCGGACACCGCTACGGAATAGATGCCGAACGATGCCGCTCCGGCGAGCGAAACGATGACGATTGAATCCACGCGGCTATTGATAAAACCAAAAATGCCGCCCGCGCCCGCTTTCAAACCGAACCCTAAGAGCCGGCCCACGACGGCCATCGTCGGTTCCGTGGGTTCGCCCTTGGCTTCGGGTGCCGTCCGCACGAGTATCGAGATGGCGATGCCCCAAACGCTCGCCACCCAGCCCCACATCGCACCAAGCGTGCCGAAATGAAAGACGTACAACGTGACGATGGATGCCGCAAACGTGCCGATCGCGAACGCCAAACCTTGCACGTTCAACGATCGTATCCAGCCTAAGCCGAGGAAGATCGGCCCCTGCCATGACAAAACGATCAATGCGGGCACTGCCGCCGCGAAGAGAAGCGGCGCCGGCGCCGGACCTTTGAGCCACACCCAGACACCGATGACGGCCCATTCGATCAGAGATAGCAGCGCGAGCATGACGCTCAGGGGCTTCACGAGTTCTGCGAGCGGTTTACGCATTCGTGTCAGTTCGTACGTTATGGACAGACCGAGATTGCCCGTGACACCGCTGGCGGCCGCCTGAAACAACTGCAAAAGCGCGTACTCGCCTTTG
It encodes:
- a CDS encoding polysaccharide biosynthesis C-terminal domain-containing protein translates to MRKREQTTLGQDSVRTLIFTLGQSFFGALTGIAVAKAIGPAGKGEYALLQLFQAAASGVTGNLGLSITYELTRMRKPLAELVKPLSVMLALLSLIEWAVIGVWVWLKGPAPAPLLFAAAVPALIVLSWQGPIFLGLGWIRSLNVQGLAFAIGTFAASIVTLYVFHFGTLGAMWGWVASVWGIAISILVRTAPEAKGEPTEPTMAVVGRLLGFGLKAGAGGIFGFINSRVDSIVIVSLAGAASFGIYSVAVSAGELLLRVSRSVAQAATKRVGSAKREVAAALAAKSNRASFAIIVSAGLVVFFIAPWLVDTLYGAPFHAAALALRILLPGIAAISANGILSTYYNYQMGKPIFMVFTSVMNAVVETTLCLILVPRLGLNGAALGCTLTYLNAAVVSTWYFCRHSGLSPLAVWLPTADDFKTIVRTLRDPKVTT